A genome region from Maridesulfovibrio salexigens DSM 2638 includes the following:
- the ldhH gene encoding L-lactate dehydrogenase (quinone) large subunit LdhH: MQDAKNLKEYRKEIRESLDNDFLRTAMDKFAVAYRGSRANAFKDMDEKALIREIADAKDAAAQRIDELFVQFKEEAEKRGAVVHLAKDAQEANEIIGRIAVEENCKTIVKSKSMTAEETLLNHHLEDDLNLKVVETDLGEWIIQMRHEGPSHMVMPAIHLSRHQVSDLFSDVTGQKQGDDVQALVKVARRELRQAFVDADMGISGGNFAIAETGSIGLVTNEGNARLVTTLPRVHVALMGLDKLTPKLHDALRVLKALPRNATGQAITSYVTWITGSNECAAAEDDRKKVHFVFLDNGRRALAKDPVFSQVHRCVRCGACANVCPVYRMVGGHKMGHIYIGAIGLILTYFYHGTEKAKNLVQNCINCGACKEICAGGIDLPGLIKDIQARILEEEGHPMYSSFLAKMMKNRKLFHKFLRIAKTAQKPVKGKDGFMRHLPMIFMPDHDFRALPTVAEVPFRDMWAKVQPAKVAAPKYKVGLFSGCVQDFVYPEQSVATVESMRNKDVNLEFPMDQSCCGLPLQMMGEVTAARDVAIQNMEAFEGTDCDYILTMCASCASHLKHNYMKMLGKDPQYATRVKEFADKVIDYSSFMNDVLGVEKEDFLDSAGDSVTYHAPCHLCRGLDVKAAPRELMAKAGLDYKESAEEEVCCGFGGTYSVKFPKISEQLLEKKINNAKESGAKILLTDCPGCVMQIRGGAKKQGADLEVKHIAEYMAARRK; encoded by the coding sequence ATGCAGGACGCTAAGAATCTTAAAGAATACAGGAAAGAGATCAGGGAATCCCTTGATAACGATTTTCTCAGAACCGCAATGGATAAATTTGCTGTTGCCTATCGTGGCAGCCGCGCCAATGCGTTCAAAGATATGGATGAAAAAGCTCTGATTCGTGAAATCGCAGATGCTAAAGATGCAGCTGCTCAGAGAATTGATGAACTTTTCGTCCAGTTTAAAGAAGAAGCTGAAAAACGCGGTGCAGTTGTTCACCTTGCAAAAGATGCTCAGGAAGCCAATGAAATTATCGGCCGCATCGCTGTAGAGGAAAACTGCAAGACTATTGTTAAATCCAAGTCCATGACTGCGGAAGAAACTCTCCTTAACCACCATCTTGAAGATGATCTTAACCTCAAGGTTGTTGAAACCGACCTTGGTGAGTGGATCATCCAGATGCGTCATGAAGGTCCTTCCCACATGGTTATGCCTGCTATTCACCTTTCCCGTCATCAGGTCAGCGATCTTTTCTCTGATGTGACCGGCCAGAAGCAGGGTGATGATGTTCAGGCTCTTGTTAAGGTTGCCCGCCGCGAACTTCGTCAGGCTTTTGTTGATGCTGATATGGGCATCTCCGGCGGTAACTTTGCTATCGCCGAAACCGGTTCCATCGGTCTTGTTACCAACGAAGGTAACGCCCGTCTGGTTACCACTCTGCCCAGAGTTCATGTAGCTCTTATGGGTCTTGATAAACTGACTCCCAAACTTCATGACGCTCTGCGCGTGCTGAAAGCACTGCCCCGTAATGCTACCGGGCAGGCTATCACCTCTTATGTTACCTGGATCACCGGGTCCAACGAGTGTGCTGCGGCTGAGGATGACAGGAAGAAAGTGCACTTCGTGTTTTTGGACAATGGAAGACGCGCTCTCGCAAAGGACCCGGTGTTCTCTCAAGTTCATCGTTGCGTACGCTGTGGCGCATGCGCCAACGTTTGTCCTGTCTACCGCATGGTCGGCGGCCACAAAATGGGCCATATCTATATCGGGGCTATCGGCCTCATCCTTACCTACTTCTACCACGGTACTGAGAAGGCTAAGAACCTTGTTCAAAACTGCATCAACTGTGGAGCATGTAAGGAAATCTGCGCAGGTGGAATTGACCTGCCCGGTCTGATTAAAGACATTCAGGCCCGCATTCTGGAAGAAGAAGGACATCCCATGTACTCCTCCTTCCTCGCGAAGATGATGAAGAACCGCAAACTCTTCCACAAGTTCCTGCGCATCGCCAAGACCGCACAGAAACCTGTGAAGGGCAAAGACGGCTTCATGCGTCACCTGCCCATGATCTTCATGCCTGATCATGATTTCAGGGCACTGCCTACCGTTGCTGAAGTTCCCTTCCGTGACATGTGGGCGAAAGTTCAGCCTGCAAAGGTTGCAGCTCCCAAGTACAAAGTCGGTCTTTTCTCCGGTTGCGTACAGGACTTCGTATACCCTGAGCAGTCTGTTGCTACCGTGGAAAGCATGCGCAATAAAGACGTTAACCTCGAATTCCCCATGGATCAGTCCTGCTGCGGTCTGCCGCTGCAGATGATGGGTGAAGTAACTGCCGCAAGGGATGTTGCTATCCAGAACATGGAAGCTTTCGAAGGTACTGATTGCGATTACATCCTGACCATGTGTGCATCTTGTGCTTCTCACCTGAAGCACAACTACATGAAGATGCTCGGCAAAGATCCTCAGTACGCGACCCGCGTAAAGGAATTTGCTGATAAGGTCATCGACTACAGTTCCTTCATGAACGATGTTCTCGGTGTTGAAAAAGAAGACTTCCTTGATTCTGCCGGTGACTCTGTCACCTATCATGCTCCTTGCCACCTCTGTCGCGGTCTGGATGTTAAAGCCGCTCCCCGCGAACTGATGGCAAAAGCTGGCCTTGATTATAAGGAAAGTGCTGAAGAAGAAGTATGCTGTGGTTTCGGTGGAACCTACTCTGTGAAGTTCCCCAAAATCTCTGAGCAGCTGCTTGAGAAGAAAATCAATAATGCGAAGGAAAGCGGTGCAAAAATACTGCTGACTGACTGCCCCGGCTGCGTAATGCAGATCCGTGGTGGAGCCAAGAAGCAGGGTGCTGACCTGGAAGTTAAGCACATTGCTGAATACATGGCAGCTCGCAGAAAATAA
- a CDS encoding LutC/YkgG family protein → MTAKSESVKLFTDKAELVSAVVTEISSLDEAYKYTMDLCGKKEACKMLISGCEQNLSNKAEQLCATKIGKTIVAPALAKKEAAALEKQCEENDFTLIKDSVRNHLGGIDIAFTYADHGIAETGTIVVNCPSEELRLATMISEVHVAVLPKSKLVEKSYDLESWMEGNMMKGDYTAFITGPSRTADIERVLAIGVHGPLELHILLLED, encoded by the coding sequence ATGACAGCTAAATCTGAAAGTGTAAAGCTTTTTACCGATAAAGCTGAGCTTGTGTCTGCTGTAGTAACAGAGATTTCTTCTCTGGATGAAGCTTACAAGTACACAATGGATCTCTGCGGAAAAAAAGAAGCCTGTAAAATGCTTATCTCCGGTTGTGAACAGAACCTCTCCAACAAGGCTGAGCAGCTCTGTGCAACCAAAATCGGTAAAACCATCGTCGCTCCTGCTCTGGCTAAGAAAGAAGCCGCAGCGCTTGAAAAGCAGTGCGAAGAAAATGATTTTACCCTGATTAAAGACAGCGTCCGTAACCATCTCGGCGGTATTGATATCGCATTTACCTATGCTGACCACGGCATTGCCGAGACCGGAACCATCGTAGTCAACTGTCCCAGTGAAGAGTTGAGACTTGCTACCATGATCAGTGAAGTACACGTAGCTGTTCTTCCCAAGTCCAAGCTTGTGGAAAAATCCTACGATCTCGAATCATGGATGGAAGGTAACATGATGAAAGGCGATTACACCGCATTCATCACCGGACCCAGCCGTACTGCCGACATCGAGCGTGTTCTTGCCATCGGTGTACACGGTCCCCTTGAACTTCATATTCTTCTTCTGGAGGACTAA
- a CDS encoding acetate kinase, which produces MKVLVINAGSSSIKYQLLDMSTGNDLASGIVERIGEEMGSISYKTGEKYTAEQPFPTHREGMVEVINLLTDADKGVVKDKAEIAAIGHRIVHGGELFFEPVEIDDKVLQGIRDCIPLAPLHNPGHVIGIETAMELFPGVRQVAVFDTSFHQTMEPKAYMYGVPYKYYEDWGLRRYGAHGTSHKYVARETAKLLGKPLEESNIITVHLGNGASISAVKNGKCYDTSMGLTPLGGIIMGTRCGDIDPAIVGFIAERTKQSAAEVVATLTNESGLKGICGSNDLRDIHARIEEGDEKAKLALDMACHKVRQFIGAYAFELGRVDAIVFTAGIGENDEIYRENCLSGLENFGITINKEKNENWDRTPSFISEDDGAVKVAIIATNEELEIANDTVKVLGL; this is translated from the coding sequence ATGAAAGTTTTAGTAATTAACGCTGGTTCCTCTTCTATTAAATACCAGCTTCTTGACATGAGCACCGGTAATGACCTCGCTTCCGGTATTGTTGAACGTATCGGTGAAGAGATGGGTAGCATCTCTTACAAGACCGGTGAGAAATACACTGCTGAACAGCCTTTCCCCACTCACAGGGAAGGTATGGTTGAAGTAATCAACCTGCTGACTGATGCTGATAAAGGTGTTGTTAAAGACAAAGCTGAAATCGCAGCTATCGGTCACCGCATCGTTCACGGTGGCGAGCTTTTCTTCGAGCCCGTTGAAATCGACGACAAAGTTCTGCAGGGCATTCGCGATTGTATTCCTCTCGCACCTCTGCACAACCCCGGTCACGTTATCGGTATCGAAACCGCTATGGAACTCTTCCCCGGTGTAAGACAGGTTGCCGTATTCGACACCTCTTTCCACCAGACCATGGAGCCCAAGGCTTACATGTACGGCGTTCCCTACAAGTACTACGAAGACTGGGGCCTCAGAAGATACGGTGCACACGGCACTTCCCACAAGTATGTTGCTCGTGAAACCGCTAAACTTCTGGGCAAGCCTCTTGAAGAGTCCAACATCATTACTGTTCACCTCGGAAACGGTGCATCCATCTCCGCAGTCAAGAACGGTAAGTGCTACGACACTTCCATGGGCCTGACTCCTCTCGGCGGTATCATCATGGGTACCCGTTGCGGTGACATCGACCCCGCAATCGTAGGTTTCATCGCTGAAAGAACCAAGCAGAGCGCAGCTGAAGTTGTTGCTACCCTGACCAACGAATCCGGTCTCAAAGGTATCTGCGGTTCCAACGACCTGCGTGACATTCACGCTCGCATCGAAGAAGGCGATGAAAAAGCTAAACTCGCTCTGGACATGGCTTGCCATAAAGTACGTCAGTTCATCGGTGCATACGCATTCGAACTGGGCCGTGTTGATGCTATCGTATTCACCGCGGGTATTGGTGAAAACGACGAAATTTACCGTGAGAACTGCCTCTCCGGTCTCGAAAACTTCGGCATCACCATTAACAAAGAGAAGAACGAGAACTGGGATAGAACTCCCTCCTTCATCAGTGAAGACGACGGTGCTGTAAAAGTAGCGATCATCGCCACTAACGAAGAACTCGAAATTGCTAACGATACTGTCAAAGTTCTCGGACTGTAG
- the pta gene encoding phosphate acetyltransferase, with protein MSKNLYITATEEKSGKSAIALGVMQLLLRDLQHVAIFRPIINDNQTGSRDHDINLIMEYFNLDISYEDTYAYTLKEARELINSGKHSLLLENILNKYSQLEEKYDFVLCEGTDFQGKDQNFEFDINAEIAANLSCPVLLVANGRGKSADDIIASTQLVIDALEDKGVDTVAAIINRLTATEEEKNEILSSIKCKTRCSQELLVYGIDENESLGNPSMNDVRKWLNGSVLYGHGRLDTLVDDYVIAAMRIGNFLEYIEDGSLIITPGDRSDIILSSLASRLSSSFPDISGILLTGGLQPSASVHRLIEGWTGVPTPILSVSTNTYRTTQLLSELYGRIDPDDQRKTASALGTFEASVKTDELRHRLITSKSSKVTPKMFEYKLVQKAKANKQTIVLPEGTSERVLRAADILTRRGVADIVLLGKADEVAGKISQLGLEMNDVRILDPESAPQFDDYCETYFKLREHKGIRMSDARDRMLDPTYFASMMVQKGDADGMVSGSITTTAQTIRPAFEFIKTKPGASIVSSVFLMCLKDKVLVFGDCAVNPNPNAEQLAEIALNSAETAKIFGVEPRVALMSYSTGQSGKGADVEKVKEAVKIAKERNPELKLEGPIQYDAAIDPSVAKTKLPDSEVAGQATVFIFPDLNTGNNTYKAVQRSAEQSVAIGPVLQGLNKPVNDLSRGCTVPDIVNTVAITAIQAAAEKGQI; from the coding sequence GTGTCTAAAAACCTTTACATCACAGCCACCGAAGAGAAGAGCGGTAAATCTGCCATTGCTCTCGGCGTGATGCAACTGTTGCTGAGAGACCTGCAGCATGTCGCCATCTTCCGTCCTATCATTAATGATAACCAGACAGGCTCCCGCGATCACGATATCAATCTGATCATGGAATACTTCAATCTGGATATCAGTTATGAAGACACCTATGCCTACACTCTGAAGGAAGCACGTGAACTCATCAACAGCGGCAAACACTCTCTGCTGCTGGAGAACATCCTCAACAAGTACAGCCAGCTTGAAGAGAAGTACGATTTCGTGCTTTGCGAAGGAACCGACTTTCAGGGCAAAGACCAGAACTTCGAGTTTGACATCAACGCGGAAATCGCCGCCAACCTCAGCTGCCCCGTTCTTCTGGTTGCAAACGGAAGAGGGAAGAGCGCTGACGACATCATTGCATCCACCCAGCTTGTTATCGATGCACTCGAAGACAAGGGCGTAGACACCGTAGCCGCAATTATCAATAGGCTTACAGCTACCGAAGAAGAGAAGAATGAAATTCTGTCCAGCATCAAATGCAAGACCAGATGCTCTCAGGAACTTCTTGTTTACGGTATTGATGAAAATGAAAGTCTGGGTAACCCCAGCATGAATGATGTACGTAAATGGCTGAACGGTTCCGTACTGTACGGCCACGGAAGACTTGATACCCTCGTTGATGACTATGTTATCGCGGCGATGCGTATCGGTAACTTCCTTGAGTACATCGAAGACGGCAGTCTCATCATCACTCCCGGTGACCGCTCTGATATCATTTTGAGCTCTCTGGCTTCCCGTCTTTCCAGCTCTTTCCCGGATATTTCCGGTATCCTGCTTACCGGTGGACTGCAGCCCAGCGCATCCGTACATCGCCTGATCGAAGGTTGGACCGGTGTTCCCACCCCCATCCTTTCTGTATCAACCAATACTTATCGTACCACTCAGCTGCTGAGCGAATTGTACGGAAGAATTGATCCTGATGATCAGCGCAAGACTGCTTCTGCTCTCGGTACTTTTGAAGCAAGTGTAAAGACTGATGAACTCAGACATCGTCTTATCACCAGCAAGTCCAGCAAAGTTACTCCCAAGATGTTCGAGTACAAGCTGGTTCAGAAAGCAAAAGCCAACAAGCAGACCATCGTACTGCCTGAAGGTACAAGCGAAAGAGTTCTTCGCGCAGCTGATATTCTTACCCGCCGCGGCGTTGCAGATATCGTTCTGCTTGGTAAGGCTGATGAAGTTGCCGGTAAGATTTCCCAGCTTGGTCTTGAAATGAACGATGTGCGTATCCTTGATCCTGAATCCGCACCTCAGTTTGACGACTACTGCGAAACTTACTTCAAGCTGCGTGAACACAAGGGCATCCGTATGTCTGATGCACGCGACCGCATGCTCGATCCCACTTACTTCGCTTCCATGATGGTTCAGAAGGGTGATGCTGACGGTATGGTTTCCGGTTCTATCACCACTACTGCTCAGACTATCCGTCCTGCTTTTGAGTTCATCAAAACCAAGCCCGGTGCATCCATCGTTTCCAGCGTCTTCCTGATGTGCCTCAAAGACAAGGTTCTGGTCTTCGGTGACTGCGCAGTTAACCCGAACCCCAATGCGGAACAGCTTGCAGAGATCGCTCTGAACTCTGCTGAAACCGCGAAGATCTTCGGTGTTGAGCCCCGCGTAGCTCTGATGTCTTACTCCACCGGTCAGTCCGGTAAGGGGGCAGATGTTGAGAAGGTTAAAGAAGCAGTAAAAATCGCTAAGGAACGCAATCCCGAATTGAAGCTCGAAGGGCCTATTCAGTACGATGCGGCTATCGATCCTTCCGTTGCGAAAACCAAGCTTCCGGATAGTGAAGTTGCAGGCCAGGCAACCGTTTTTATTTTCCCCGATCTTAATACTGGCAATAATACTTATAAAGCTGTACAACGCTCCGCCGAACAGTCAGTCGCTATCGGCCCTGTACTTCAGGGACTCAATAAGCCTGTGAACGACCTCTCCCGAGGCTGCACTGTTCCGGATATTGTTAATACTGTCGCAATCACAGCAATTCAGGCAGCAGCCGAAAAAGGACAAATCTAA
- a CDS encoding (Fe-S)-binding protein: MEDLKQLAQNLMELDDQMVACMKCGMCQAVCPVFAETMQEADVTRGKIALLEKLAHEMVKDADQVNEKLNRCLLCGSCAANCPSGVKIMDIFIKARVIVTAYKGLSPAKKMIFKGLLTRPKLFNTLTEMSAKFQGPFAKIADQASGAASCAMLNPLLGERHFMPLAKRPFRKDYPELDTPRGKSGLKVAFYPGCVVDKMFPKVGHAAIKILEHHGVGIFLPKGQACCGIPTLASGDADTMVALMKQNIKAFENGTYDYLVTPCATCTATLHETWPKMIENEDPVFIEKVKDLAAKTMDINAFLVDIVGVKAPAEPKKGGKVVTYHDPCHLSKSLGVTAQPRTLLKQNENYEFKEMNEANRCCGCGGSFNLYHYDLSKSIGERKAGNVRDAGAQVAATGCPACMMQLGDMLSQTGGGVEVKHVLEIYADSLK, encoded by the coding sequence ATGGAAGATCTCAAGCAATTAGCTCAAAACCTCATGGAGCTGGATGACCAGATGGTCGCCTGCATGAAGTGCGGTATGTGTCAGGCAGTATGTCCTGTTTTCGCCGAAACCATGCAGGAAGCTGACGTGACCCGCGGCAAGATTGCTCTTCTTGAGAAGCTTGCCCATGAAATGGTCAAAGACGCTGATCAGGTTAACGAAAAGCTTAACAGATGTCTGCTTTGCGGTTCCTGTGCAGCCAACTGTCCTTCCGGCGTTAAGATTATGGACATCTTCATCAAGGCGCGTGTTATCGTTACCGCCTACAAGGGACTTTCTCCCGCTAAGAAGATGATCTTCAAGGGACTGCTTACCCGTCCCAAGCTCTTTAACACTCTGACCGAAATGAGTGCGAAGTTTCAGGGCCCGTTTGCAAAGATCGCCGACCAGGCCTCCGGTGCTGCAAGCTGTGCCATGCTGAACCCGCTTCTCGGTGAACGTCACTTCATGCCTCTGGCCAAAAGACCTTTCCGCAAGGATTATCCTGAACTGGATACCCCCCGTGGAAAGAGCGGCCTCAAGGTAGCTTTCTACCCCGGCTGTGTTGTGGACAAGATGTTCCCCAAAGTAGGTCATGCGGCAATCAAGATTCTTGAACACCACGGCGTTGGAATCTTCCTGCCCAAGGGACAGGCATGCTGCGGTATCCCCACACTGGCCTCCGGTGATGCTGATACCATGGTTGCGCTCATGAAGCAGAACATCAAGGCTTTCGAAAACGGAACCTATGATTATCTGGTGACTCCCTGTGCTACCTGCACAGCTACTCTCCATGAGACCTGGCCCAAGATGATTGAAAACGAAGATCCCGTTTTCATTGAAAAAGTTAAGGATCTCGCAGCTAAGACTATGGACATTAACGCATTCCTCGTTGATATCGTGGGCGTTAAGGCTCCTGCAGAACCCAAGAAGGGCGGTAAGGTCGTCACCTACCACGACCCCTGTCACCTCTCTAAATCCCTTGGTGTTACTGCACAGCCCCGTACCTTGCTGAAGCAGAATGAAAACTATGAGTTCAAGGAAATGAACGAAGCCAACCGTTGCTGCGGCTGCGGTGGTTCCTTCAACCTTTACCACTACGACCTCTCCAAGAGCATCGGTGAGCGCAAGGCAGGAAATGTCCGCGACGCAGGTGCACAGGTTGCGGCAACCGGTTGCCCTGCATGTATGATGCAGCTTGGTGACATGCTGTCCCAGACCGGCGGTGGAGTAGAGGTAAAACACGTCCTTGAAATCTACGCCGATTCCCTGAAGTAG
- a CDS encoding FAD-binding oxidoreductase: protein MSNAKLAKDFEKIVGAGNVMHEEADLHAYSYDSAVLDPQVPSLVVKPTTTEQLGPVTRLCNEHGLPMTVRGAGTNLSGGTIPHPGGVVVLTNGLNKILEINEQDLYAVVEPGVVTAQFAAQVSAKGLFYPPDPGSQAVSTIGGNVAENAGGLRGLKYGVTKDYVMGMDFYDVNGDLIKSGSRTVKCVTGYNLAGLMVASEGTLGVFSNIILKLVPPPKASKAMMAVFPDVHKASETVASIISNHIVPCTLEFLDNSTIRYVDDFTKAGLPRDAGAILLIEVDGHQAEVIEDAEKVVNICKKCGANEVKMAETAEEREALWTARRNALPALARAKPTTVLEDATVPRSQIPAMMEGLERIAAKYKIDIGTFGHAGDGNLHPTILCDNRNKEEFHRVEEAVNEIFDVALSLKGTLSGEHGIGMAKSKWMEKETSKATLEYSLKMKRAIDPKGILNPTKIIGDI, encoded by the coding sequence ATGTCCAACGCTAAATTAGCAAAAGACTTTGAAAAGATTGTAGGTGCTGGAAACGTCATGCACGAAGAGGCTGACCTCCATGCATATTCTTACGATTCCGCGGTACTCGATCCCCAGGTACCCTCACTCGTAGTTAAACCTACCACCACCGAACAGCTCGGTCCCGTAACCAGGCTTTGTAACGAGCACGGCCTGCCCATGACCGTTCGCGGTGCTGGAACAAACCTCTCCGGCGGTACCATTCCCCATCCCGGCGGTGTTGTTGTTCTGACTAACGGTCTCAACAAAATCCTCGAAATCAACGAGCAGGACCTCTACGCAGTAGTAGAACCCGGTGTTGTAACTGCACAGTTTGCAGCCCAGGTTTCCGCTAAAGGACTTTTCTATCCCCCGGATCCGGGTTCCCAGGCTGTTTCCACCATCGGTGGTAACGTAGCTGAGAACGCAGGCGGACTCCGCGGACTTAAATACGGTGTTACCAAAGATTACGTCATGGGCATGGATTTCTATGATGTAAACGGTGACCTGATTAAATCCGGCTCCCGTACTGTTAAGTGCGTAACCGGTTACAACCTCGCAGGCCTCATGGTTGCTTCCGAAGGAACTCTGGGTGTGTTCTCCAACATCATCCTCAAGCTCGTTCCTCCGCCGAAGGCTTCCAAGGCTATGATGGCAGTGTTCCCTGACGTTCACAAAGCATCTGAAACAGTTGCTTCCATCATCTCCAACCACATTGTTCCTTGTACTCTGGAATTCCTCGATAATTCCACTATCCGTTACGTTGACGACTTCACTAAAGCTGGTCTGCCCCGTGACGCCGGTGCAATTCTGCTCATCGAAGTTGACGGTCACCAGGCTGAAGTCATCGAAGATGCGGAAAAGGTTGTTAACATTTGTAAGAAATGCGGTGCCAACGAAGTTAAAATGGCTGAAACCGCTGAAGAGCGTGAAGCTCTCTGGACTGCTCGTCGTAACGCTCTGCCTGCTCTCGCACGTGCGAAACCGACTACTGTTCTCGAAGATGCAACCGTTCCCCGTTCCCAGATTCCTGCAATGATGGAAGGTCTGGAAAGAATTGCTGCTAAGTACAAAATCGATATCGGAACCTTCGGTCACGCCGGTGATGGTAACCTGCATCCCACCATCCTCTGCGACAACCGTAACAAAGAAGAGTTCCACCGCGTTGAAGAAGCAGTTAACGAAATCTTTGATGTTGCTCTCTCCCTTAAGGGAACCCTTTCCGGCGAACACGGAATCGGTATGGCAAAATCCAAGTGGATGGAAAAAGAAACATCCAAGGCTACCCTTGAGTACTCCCTGAAAATGAAGCGTGCTATTGATCCTAAGGGCATTCTGAACCCTACCAAGATCATCGGAGACATATAG
- a CDS encoding L-lactate permease, with amino-acid sequence MSVGILALVAIIPIVLALVLMVGLRWPATKAMPVAWLSAVAGAIAVWNLPAAYVAALTVHGFITAIGVLIIVFGAIIILYTLQYSGGMETIQYGFQGISRDRRVQVLIIGYLFAAFIEGAAGFGTPAALAAPLLLSLGFPPLCAVVMCLVYNSFPVTFGAVGTPVILGFKYLTSYVDQAIAAAVPGLNFSSMEMFNAIVGQWATVMHVPMIYILPIFMLGFMTRFFGENKSWSEGFGAWKFSLFASTAFTVPYLLTAWFVGPEFPSLLGGLVGLGIAVYGAKKGFCVPEKSWDFGAPSTWDAEWTGSVSAENSGEFKAHMSQFKAWTPYILIGLILVITRIPELGLKGMLAGVAIPFKNILGFESVNNSIKVLYLPGTIPFALVAVLTIFIHGMPADKAATAWKEAIAKMKNPTIALFFSVALVSIFRGSGIADAALNPNGYMSMPLALAEAVSGLAGHTWPMFASFVGGLGSFITGSNTVSDLLFAEFQWGVAAKLDLPRQIIVAAQGVGGAMGNMICIHNIVAACAVVGLSGMEGAILKRTVWPFLVYGVVVGIVACVLSFVMYPTLF; translated from the coding sequence ATGTCTGTAGGAATTTTAGCCCTTGTTGCGATCATCCCGATCGTACTGGCATTGGTACTGATGGTTGGCCTGCGTTGGCCCGCTACTAAAGCTATGCCCGTTGCATGGCTTTCCGCTGTTGCAGGCGCAATTGCCGTCTGGAACCTGCCCGCAGCTTACGTTGCTGCTCTTACCGTTCACGGTTTTATCACCGCCATCGGCGTCCTGATCATTGTTTTCGGGGCCATTATCATTCTCTATACTCTTCAATATTCCGGTGGTATGGAAACCATTCAGTACGGTTTCCAGGGTATCAGCCGTGACCGCCGCGTACAGGTTCTGATTATCGGTTACCTGTTTGCTGCCTTCATCGAAGGTGCCGCAGGTTTCGGTACTCCCGCAGCTCTGGCAGCTCCGCTGCTCCTCAGCCTCGGGTTCCCCCCCCTGTGTGCAGTCGTAATGTGTCTGGTTTACAACTCCTTCCCCGTAACCTTCGGTGCTGTTGGTACCCCGGTTATCCTCGGTTTTAAATACCTGACTTCTTACGTTGACCAGGCTATCGCAGCAGCAGTTCCCGGCCTGAACTTCTCCTCCATGGAAATGTTCAACGCCATCGTTGGTCAGTGGGCAACCGTAATGCACGTTCCCATGATCTACATTCTGCCCATTTTCATGCTCGGTTTCATGACTCGCTTCTTCGGTGAAAACAAGAGCTGGTCTGAAGGTTTCGGCGCATGGAAATTCTCCCTTTTCGCATCCACCGCTTTCACCGTTCCTTACCTCCTTACCGCATGGTTCGTAGGACCCGAGTTCCCCTCCCTTCTTGGTGGTCTCGTAGGTCTTGGTATCGCTGTATACGGTGCAAAGAAAGGTTTCTGCGTACCTGAAAAATCTTGGGACTTCGGCGCACCCTCCACTTGGGATGCTGAATGGACCGGTTCTGTTTCCGCTGAAAACTCCGGTGAATTTAAAGCTCACATGAGCCAGTTCAAGGCATGGACCCCTTACATTCTTATCGGTCTCATCCTTGTTATTACCCGTATCCCCGAGCTCGGCCTGAAAGGCATGCTCGCTGGCGTTGCAATTCCCTTTAAAAACATTCTCGGCTTTGAATCCGTAAACAACTCCATCAAGGTTCTGTACCTCCCCGGTACCATTCCTTTCGCACTTGTTGCAGTACTGACCATCTTCATCCACGGCATGCCTGCTGACAAAGCAGCAACCGCTTGGAAAGAAGCAATCGCAAAAATGAAGAACCCCACCATCGCACTGTTCTTCTCCGTAGCGCTGGTATCCATCTTCCGCGGTTCCGGTATTGCTGATGCAGCACTGAACCCCAATGGCTACATGTCCATGCCTCTGGCACTGGCTGAAGCTGTTTCCGGTCTTGCCGGTCACACCTGGCCCATGTTTGCATCCTTCGTTGGTGGTCTCGGTTCCTTCATCACCGGTTCTAACACCGTATCCGACCTTCTCTTCGCTGAATTCCAGTGGGGCGTAGCCGCTAAGCTCGATCTGCCCCGTCAGATTATCGTAGCAGCACAGGGTGTTGGTGGTGCAATGGGTAACATGATCTGCATCCATAACATCGTTGCAGCATGTGCAGTTGTTGGTCTCTCCGGTATGGAAGGCGCAATCCTCAAACGTACCGTATGGCCCTTCCTCGTATACGGCGTGGTTGTAGGTATCGTAGCTTGCGTACTTTCCTTCGTAATGTATCCGACTCTGTTCTAA